The following nucleotide sequence is from Microbacterium imperiale.
AGCAGGGACTTCGCGCCCGCGCAGACGACGGCGATCGGTGTCTCGGCGAACTGCGTGAGATCGGTGGAGATGTCAAACGACGTCTCCGCGCCTCGATGCACACCTCCGATGCCAGCAACGGCAAAGACGCGGAGTCCGGCCGCCGCGGCCCCGATGAGGCTGGCTGACACCGTGGTGCCGGCCGCCTGCATGCGCTGAAGCGCAACGGCCAATCCTCTGTTGCTGACCTTCGCGCCGCTCGGATCTCGTGCGAGCCGGTCCAGCAGTGCCTTGTCGAGGCCGACGTGGACCTGCCCATCCAGGGCGGCAACCCGCGCGGGGATGGCGCCGTGGTCGCGGATCGTCGCGTCGAGTTCCTCGGCCAGCAACACATTCGCGGGATACGAGCCGCCCACGATGTTCGACGACTCGAGACCGACAACGGGCCTGCCCCCTCCAATGGCTTCACCGACCTCCGGGCTGATGACGAGATTCACGCGTTGACTCCTGCTTCTTCGAGAAGGGATCCGGCGGTGGTGCGGCGACCCGCTTCCACCAGGCGCGGATGGTTCTCCGCGATCCCTACGGTGACGGTCTGCCAGGGGAAGTCGTCGTACTCCCCACGCCACTGGATGAACTCCATGTGCCGGCGACCCCGCAGGTCGTACGGGTGGTAATAGCTGTCGTTGATGCCGTCGAACTCCAGCGGCTGGATGCCATAAAGCTTGCACAGCAGCTTGTTGAAGACAGGAGTTACCCGAATCCACCGTCCATCCAAGTTCACGGCGACCAGTGCGTGGTAAGTGAACACATCGCCGCCCATGATGTCGAGCAGCCGAGCTGATGCGAGGTGGTTGCGGACATCGCCATAAACCAGACGGGTCGGGATACCCACTGCGCGGCAGGCGGCGGCATAGACGATCGACTTGTGCACGCAGAAGCCTTGCCCCCGATTGAGGATCGCGGATGCCCTCGTGCCCTCCTTGCTGAGGTCTGCGTCGTACACCTCGTACCGGATCCGGTCACGGACCGCGTCGTGCAGCTGGATCGCCAGATCCCGAGGGGACGCACCCCGGTCGGTGACGTTCTCGTCCACGAAGTGCTGGACTCGGTCGCTGTCGGCATCGAGGTGGTAAGTCGCTGCCGTTGTGCTGCTGAACTTTGTCATCTGGGCCTCTCCTAGGTGGTCTGGTCAGAGCCCGAGGCTTCGGGCAATCTTCTGCCGTTGGATGGCGTTGCTGCCCGAGTAGATCGGACCGCCGATTGCGTCGCGCAACCCGGACTCGATGCCGGTACTCGTCAGCACGCCAGCTCCGCCGTGCAGTTCAATCGCCTGCTGCGCAGTGGAGAGATTCGCGCGGCTGGCGATGATCTTGGCGGTTGCGACTGCCGCGGTCGCACGTCGACCCTTTTCAATCTCAGCGGCCGCTGCCTGCAGCGCAAAGCGGGCTGTCTCGATGCTCAGGTGCATCTCGACGATCGCGTCCTGGACTCCCTGGAAGCTGCTAAGCGGCTGGCCGAATTGCTGCCGTTGGCGGACATGGTCAACCGTGCTCCGCAACCGGCGCTGCATCTCGCCTACGTTCATGGTGAAGGCCAACAGGATCTCCCGGCTCATGACGTAATCGAGGATGAGGAAGCCCATACCTCGGCCTCCAAGCAGATGAGTCCTCGGCACGCGGCAGTCGTGCAATGTGAGCGTTCCGATTGGTGATGTGCGCAGCGTGTTCTTCTCCAGCGGCGCGCTGAACGATGCACCCGGAGTTTCTCGTGGCACGAGCACGGCCGAGAGGCTCAGAGGCCCCGCCTCCGCCTCTGTGCGCACGTAGACGACCGTGAGGTCCGCGACAGGACCGTTGGTGATGAACGTCTTTTGGCCGGTCAGCACGATCTCATCGCCCTCGAATCTCCCGGTACTGGTCATCGAGAGTGCGTCTGAGCCAGCACCCACTTCGGTGACCGCATGGCTGCCGATCAGAACCCCGTCAGCTGCCGAGGGGAGATACCTCTCCTGCACCTCGGGGTGACCAAACCGCACGAGGGGAACGGTTGTGCTGGCCAGATGGGTCGCAGCACTGAAGTTCAGCCCCGCATCATGGCTGATTCGTCCCAGATGCTCCGCGATGTCCAACGTGTCCACGAGTGAGAATCCGAAACCGCCGTACTCCGTCGGCACTGGCATGGCGAAGAAACCAGTTCCGGCCAACGCACCCCATGCTTCCCGGGAAAAGACCCCCGATTGATCGCGCTCGAGATATCCATCGTTGAGTGCCGCCGTCGCGCAGATCCGTTCGCGCAGACCCGACGGCGATGCGGCTGATCCTGCGGTTGTTTGGCTCATCAGTAGCTCGAAAACCCCGCGGCGTCGAGCACGTGGCGCTCGTGCCCGCTCAGCGGAGGGTTGAAGATGCTCACGAGTTCCAGGTCCGCCTCGTCGCTGGCGATCAGGAAATGCCGGTCGTGCTCATCAAGCGCGTAGAGCGTCCCGGGGATGATCTCGAATCGTCGTGTCCCGTCCTCCGACTCGACCACCCCACGACCTGCGATGCAGTAGCAAGCTTCAAGGTGGTTCCGGTACTGCAAGGCGGACCGCGTGCCTGCTCGAACGATGGTGTGCGCGACGGTGAAGCCCAGCGAGTCCGACAGCGTCAGCAAGCGTTCGCTGGTTCCATTGCCCCAGTTGACGGCCTCGACGTCGGAACGGGATCGAGTGAACATTTGTGCTCCTTTCAGCTCGGGTTTGCCGGTGCCCCGGCACGTGCGATGAAGTCCGCGATGGCGCCGATCGTTCGGAAGTCCGCCTGCGAGATCTCGCTGTCGAGGATTGATATCGCCCATCTCTGCTGCACCCACTCAACGACCTCGAGCATCGCGAGGCTGTCGATCACCCCGTTGGTGATCAGGTCATAGTCGGTGGGGATGCCCTCGCCGGCCAGATCCGGGGCGTGGAACCCGACGATGTACCTGGTGATTTCCTGGATAGTCGAGGTCGTCAACGTGCTTCCTTTTCGGTCAGCGACTGGTGCGTAGCGCGCCGGTCGGTCTTGCCTGTGGGGGTCTGCTGGAAAGGGGAAGCTGTCAGCCAGATGCGGGAGGGGATCGCCGCAGTGGGGAGTCGCTCTCCAAGCCACGAGCGGAGCGCGAGGGAGGTGGTCGTGTGGCCAGGCAGCGTTCGAACGATCGCCTCTACCCGCGTCTCGACGTCTCCAGCGTCGATCGCGAGCGCGTCTGTCACATCGGGATGGGATCGGAGCGATGCTTCGATGTCATCGAGACTGACTCGGTGTCCCCGGACCTTCCGCACCCTGTCGATGCGCCCGCGCAGCCGCACACCACCGTCGTCCGTCAGTTCCGCGCCGTCACCGGTGCGAAACCATCGCCGGCCTGACCGCTTGACCCATACCGCGGCAGTCATGTTGACGTACCCGAGAGCTTGATACGGCGAGTGGACGACGAGCTCACCGCCCTCCAACGAATACTCGACGCCGGGAAGCGCACTGCCTAGTTCGCCGTTAGCCGCGCGTGAGAGATCGCAGACGAATGTGTCGTTGGTTTCGGTCGAGCCGTAGACGCTGAGGCGCTCGGCATCGGGAAAGGCCGTCTCGAGTTGTCGCAGGTTCGGCACCGGGAAGAAGTCGCCTGTGGACACGACAACGTTCACGCCGTGGTGAACCGCCCCGGTTCCGGCGATGAGGGTCAGCAGCGCAGGCACGGACTGCACCATCGTCACTCCTTCACGATCGATGATGCGCCCGAGCGCTTGCCCATCCGTCAGGTGCCTAGAGCTGGCGAAATGCACGCGACCGCCCGCAGAAAGCACGGCCCAGACATCCAGCAATGCGACATCGAAGTTCACCGGGCTCAGGCTCAGCGTGACTGTCTCGCTGCCGATCCCAAGACGCTCCCGCGCCCACTCGATGAACCGATCGATGCCCGCGGGGTCGTGAACGACGACCTTTGGCGCACCCGTCGAGCCGGAAGTAGTCGTGAGAATGCCGCCCCGCAGCGACGCAAGAAGCGGGTCGTCCCCGCCCGCAGCGCGGATCGCGTCTAGAGCGCCCCGCCGGTACTCCTCAGCGGCGGCTTCCGGGAGGATCAGCGCAGCCCGGAAGCGCTGCTGCGCTGCCAGGACATCGATCACTGCCTGACCGAGTCGGTCTGCCGTTACCACCGACAACCCGTGCAGCCAGAGACCGTCCTGCTGCGAGGTAGCGCGTGCACTCAACTCGCCATAACTGATTTGCCAGCCCTCACCGCTGAGAGCGACTCGAGTCGGTTCGTCGTTCCCATGGCGCCGAATATCGGCCCACGTGCGTTGCGTGACCACTCGTCCCTCCAGAATCGAGTTTTTTAACATGCATGCACGTAGGTTTTACCACGAGGCCCCACCATGCGCCATCGCTCAGAGCGAAAACCGTAATCGACAGTCATGGAGGCAGCGCGCATACCCGGCCGCAGGCCGCTTGGCACCGCCGAATAGTGCGCATATCGCGCACAAACATGTTCAGGGCACGAGATCGCCTGCTGCTCACGCAGCTGCATGCGCTCGTCGACGCCGGCAACACGGTGGTCGTCGTCGAACATGACATGGATGCCGTCGCCTCGGCCGACTGGGTCATCGCCCTCGGCCCGTCCGGCGGGAACGCGGGCGGGCGCGTTGTGGCGGCAGGGACTCCGGAGGACGTGGCGCGGCAGGCGGAGAGCCGGACGGCGCCCTACCTCGCGCGGCGGCTGGGTGAACGAGCGGAGCCGAACGCTACGCGGTAACCGAGGCAGGGTCGGCGAGCAGGGAACGACTGATCGCCCGTACCGAGGGGAAGGTGTCGAGCGCCATGACGTCCGCGAGCGAGAACCACCCGGCACCGTGGACCTCGTCGGCCGCGAAGTTCACGGTCTCGTCCCCCGTCACGTCGAGCACGAACGCCATGTCGAGGTGGATGTGCGCCGGCTCGCCCGGGCGTTCGGGGATGAGCTGGTAGCTCATGCTCGTGGGGAGGTCGAGCTGTGCCTCTTTCGTGTCGTCGACCTCGAGGTCGATGCCCGGGTGCGGCCGGACCGCCGCATGGATGCCCGTCTCTTCGAACACCTCGCGGACGACGGCAGCTTGCGGCGTCTCGTCCGGGTCGACATGACCACCCGGAGGCAGCCATTTGGCAAGCTTCCGGTGATGCACGAGCAGCACCCGGTCCCCCGCCACGCTGAGGACGTAGCCACTCACGGTGAACTGTTTCTCGAAGTGCGACGTGTGCTCAATGAGCGCCATACGGGGTCCCTCGGTTTCTTACGGCCGGGGCCGGGCTAGCGCACGTGCCTCCGCCATGCGCTCGGCCATAGTCCGGTCGAGAGCTATCACCAGTCTCCATCGGAGCTGCGCGGCGCGAGTCAGCGCGGAAAGCGCGAATCGGGTCTGCACGACCGATGTCTCGTCAGCGAAGCGTAGCGTGACGAGCGCCTCGACGGCGTCAGAGGACCAGTGATGCGGTGGACAGCACCGCATCACTGGTCCTCTGATATCGCTCCATTACGATCGCATAGAAAGAGCACATACCGGAGGGATCGCTCCAGCGCGTTCGTATCCGCGAGGTACCGGCAGCGGGGCCGGCGTCGCGTCTGTCGTGCATGCTCGACGCATCAGCGCGGTGAACTGGCGTTATGCACTCCTCTTCCCGGACTGGCTTCGTGCCAATGATGACGAGCGAGACGAGTATGCCCGGCTGAAGGTACGCCTCGCAGCCCGTCACAGCAGTGATGGCGATTTCGACGACTACGAAGCTCCTGTCGGTGGCGCGGCGGCCCGGGCCCGACTACGGCCGGGCAGCAGCTATGGTCGTCACGCGGCCAGCGCCTCGATGAGTGCCTGAGCGAGGGCATCGCTGGATTGCGGGTTCTGGCCGCTGATGAGGTTCCCGTCGCGGACGACGTGCTCCGACCACGGGTCGGCGTCCTCAACGATCACGCCGCCGTCGCGGAGGGTGCTGGCGACCAGCCAGGGCGCGTTCTTCCCCAGCCCTCCGGTCAGCTCTTCCTCGTCACTGAAGACGGTGAGCCGGCGGCCCGAGAACACGAGACCTCCGTTCTCGTTGACGGCGCTGAGCAGACCAGCGGGACCGTGGCAGAAAGGCGCGATCAGCAGACCTGCGCTGTTCGCCTGGGTGAGGATCGCGCCTAGGTTCGCGTCGAACGCGAGGTCTGCCATCGGGCCGTGGCCGCCGGGCATCACAATCGCGTCATAGTCCGTGGTCGTGACGGTGTCCAGCGCAAGCGGACGCTCGAGTTCGACGGCGATCGAGCTGATGTAGGCACGGAAGCTGTCGACCTTGCCCTGATCTCCGACGATCTCGAGCGACAGCGAACCGGGGTCGACTGTGGGCACGCGGCCTCCGGGCGTGGCGATGGTGACGGTGTGACCGGCCCGCACGAGGTCGCGGTGAGCGATGACGAGCTCCTCCGCCCAATACCCGGTCGAGTGGGCAGAGCCGTCAGCGAGGGTCAGGGTGGTGGCCGCGGTCACGACCATCAAAATGTTCGACATTGTGGGATCCTTTCGACCAACCGATCCTCGCTGGTGACGCGTCGGCGCCCCCATCGGTTCGTCGAATTCGCGTATCGGCGAACCGATGGCGATCGATCAGTGGATCAGTCGGCGAAGGTGAGAAGCTATGGCGCCGAGTGCAGCGTTGCTTTCCATTTCACGACCGCGGGTAGCGAGGAACACGGTGTTCAGTGGAAGCACGGTCGGAGCGTCGAGAGTGATCAAGGAGCCGGCGTCGAGATCGTCGGCGACCAGGTAAGCGGGCAGTACCGACATCCCAGCACCGGTGAGGACCAGTGTGCGGATGCCGCGCAAATCGGGGATGACCGCGACGAGCCGTAATCCCTCGGGGGGACGGTTGAAAACGGAGCGCCAGTACCGTCGCACGATCGGAAGGTTGTCTGCGTAGGCGATCACCGGCACCGTTTCGGGATCCGCGCCCAGCCAGCTCGGCGCCGCGACCAGCAGGAACTCCTCGTCGTAGATGGGCACGGCTGAGATCCCGCGACGGCGGGGGGCCACCGCGCTCACCACGATGTCTAGGGACCGGTCTGCGAGGCGATCGAGCAAGTCCTCGGCGAGTCCGAACTCCAGCAGCATCGGCGCCGCGACCGCATCGATGAGCTCGGATAGGTGTGGGATCACCATGACGGAGAGCATCTCCGCCGCACCACCGACGCGGATCGCCCGCGTAGAACTGTCCGCGGGCCCGGATAACAGTGCGGCGTCCTCGATGGCGTCGACGTGGCCGGCGACCTCGCGAGCGAGCTCGATGCCCCGCCCCGTAGGCCTTACTCCATCACGATCGCGATGAAAGAGCGCGTAGCCGAGGGACCGCTCAAGCGCCTGAACGTGCGTCGAGGCAGTCGCCTGGGAGATCCCCAACAGTCGCGCTGCGTGGGTGACCGAACCAGCCCGATACACCGTGACGAATGTACGCAGATGATCCAAGCTTGGGCGACTCACCGCTCTCCCCGGCGTCTTGCGCGGACATGTATCACACCCCATTGTCGTCCAGCCCGAGCCCATCGTGCGTACCGGAGAAAGCGATCTGGCGACGACCGCTGGCTCTATGCGGGCTGCTCACGGGACGCTGCACAGGATTCGGTCGACCCGAACACCTATTTGTGTTTCACTATTAGTGTGTCACGCATACAGGCTCGGCAGGATGCACAACTCACACGAGCTGCGCTTCCGCTGCTCTCATTGCAGCTGATCCACCAGCGAGAGTCGTACGGTTACGAGCTTGTCGAGCGCCTGTCGGAGCT
It contains:
- a CDS encoding pseudouridine-5'-phosphate glycosidase, with translation MNLVISPEVGEAIGGGRPVVGLESSNIVGGSYPANVLLAEELDATIRDHGAIPARVAALDGQVHVGLDKALLDRLARDPSGAKVSNRGLAVALQRMQAAGTTVSASLIGAAAAGLRVFAVAGIGGVHRGAETSFDISTDLTQFAETPIAVVCAGAKSLLDPRLTLEYLETRGVPVIGYKSDDFPGYLTVSSGEPVPHRSDDLREIAEIVHRHWADVARTSVLITTPIPTEAALDSALLDDLIREALDTAQAQGATGADLTPFVLGAVAEATEGRSTEVNRAVLLSTVALAADYAVTEADVFDRSRLNA
- a CDS encoding transglutaminase-like domain-containing protein gives rise to the protein MTKFSSTTAATYHLDADSDRVQHFVDENVTDRGASPRDLAIQLHDAVRDRIRYEVYDADLSKEGTRASAILNRGQGFCVHKSIVYAAACRAVGIPTRLVYGDVRNHLASARLLDIMGGDVFTYHALVAVNLDGRWIRVTPVFNKLLCKLYGIQPLEFDGINDSYYHPYDLRGRRHMEFIQWRGEYDDFPWQTVTVGIAENHPRLVEAGRRTTAGSLLEEAGVNA
- a CDS encoding acyl-CoA dehydrogenase family protein, yielding MSQTTAGSAASPSGLRERICATAALNDGYLERDQSGVFSREAWGALAGTGFFAMPVPTEYGGFGFSLVDTLDIAEHLGRISHDAGLNFSAATHLASTTVPLVRFGHPEVQERYLPSAADGVLIGSHAVTEVGAGSDALSMTSTGRFEGDEIVLTGQKTFITNGPVADLTVVYVRTEAEAGPLSLSAVLVPRETPGASFSAPLEKNTLRTSPIGTLTLHDCRVPRTHLLGGRGMGFLILDYVMSREILLAFTMNVGEMQRRLRSTVDHVRQRQQFGQPLSSFQGVQDAIVEMHLSIETARFALQAAAAEIEKGRRATAAVATAKIIASRANLSTAQQAIELHGGAGVLTSTGIESGLRDAIGGPIYSGSNAIQRQKIARSLGL
- a CDS encoding ectoine synthase; translated protein: MFTRSRSDVEAVNWGNGTSERLLTLSDSLGFTVAHTIVRAGTRSALQYRNHLEACYCIAGRGVVESEDGTRRFEIIPGTLYALDEHDRHFLIASDEADLELVSIFNPPLSGHERHVLDAAGFSSY
- a CDS encoding AMP-binding protein codes for the protein MLKNSILEGRVVTQRTWADIRRHGNDEPTRVALSGEGWQISYGELSARATSQQDGLWLHGLSVVTADRLGQAVIDVLAAQQRFRAALILPEAAAEEYRRGALDAIRAAGGDDPLLASLRGGILTTTSGSTGAPKVVVHDPAGIDRFIEWARERLGIGSETVTLSLSPVNFDVALLDVWAVLSAGGRVHFASSRHLTDGQALGRIIDREGVTMVQSVPALLTLIAGTGAVHHGVNVVVSTGDFFPVPNLRQLETAFPDAERLSVYGSTETNDTFVCDLSRAANGELGSALPGVEYSLEGGELVVHSPYQALGYVNMTAAVWVKRSGRRWFRTGDGAELTDDGGVRLRGRIDRVRKVRGHRVSLDDIEASLRSHPDVTDALAIDAGDVETRVEAIVRTLPGHTTTSLALRSWLGERLPTAAIPSRIWLTASPFQQTPTGKTDRRATHQSLTEKEAR
- a CDS encoding NUDIX hydrolase, with translation MALIEHTSHFEKQFTVSGYVLSVAGDRVLLVHHRKLAKWLPPGGHVDPDETPQAAVVREVFEETGIHAAVRPHPGIDLEVDDTKEAQLDLPTSMSYQLIPERPGEPAHIHLDMAFVLDVTGDETVNFAADEVHGAGWFSLADVMALDTFPSVRAISRSLLADPASVTA
- a CDS encoding GrpB family protein, whose product is MAPARSYPRGTGSGAGVASVVHARRISAVNWRYALLFPDWLRANDDERDEYARLKVRLAARHSSDGDFDDYEAPVGGAAARARLRPGSSYGRHAASASMSA
- a CDS encoding type 1 glutamine amidotransferase domain-containing protein, which codes for MSNILMVVTAATTLTLADGSAHSTGYWAEELVIAHRDLVRAGHTVTIATPGGRVPTVDPGSLSLEIVGDQGKVDSFRAYISSIAVELERPLALDTVTTTDYDAIVMPGGHGPMADLAFDANLGAILTQANSAGLLIAPFCHGPAGLLSAVNENGGLVFSGRRLTVFSDEEELTGGLGKNAPWLVASTLRDGGVIVEDADPWSEHVVRDGNLISGQNPQSSDALAQALIEALAA
- a CDS encoding LysR family transcriptional regulator, producing the protein MDHLRTFVTVYRAGSVTHAARLLGISQATASTHVQALERSLGYALFHRDRDGVRPTGRGIELAREVAGHVDAIEDAALLSGPADSSTRAIRVGGAAEMLSVMVIPHLSELIDAVAAPMLLEFGLAEDLLDRLADRSLDIVVSAVAPRRRGISAVPIYDEEFLLVAAPSWLGADPETVPVIAYADNLPIVRRYWRSVFNRPPEGLRLVAVIPDLRGIRTLVLTGAGMSVLPAYLVADDLDAGSLITLDAPTVLPLNTVFLATRGREMESNAALGAIASHLRRLIH